The proteins below are encoded in one region of Oreochromis niloticus isolate F11D_XX linkage group LG6, O_niloticus_UMD_NMBU, whole genome shotgun sequence:
- the LOC102079523 gene encoding C-type lectin domain family 4 member M isoform X5, with product MDQAYMGMEDVSGSNVKLRRLVETSEDNSIDDEVSQTVQCETTGLGLPEAEFVKKSYCRAAVILLGLLCLFLLIGFITVVFLFTQGKSQWEMDTVLQHRLYNNLTSERNQLLTSYNNLTTEREQLLTSYNNLETEKDQLLTSYNNLTTEREQLLTSYKTLKTEKDQLLTSYNNLTTKREQLLTSYNNLKTEKNQLLTSYNNKVKERDQLQTRFEDMTKNRDNLQRKLQDCRENWVAFSDSLYKVSSEQKSWEESRQDCLQKGADLMIIKSREEQNFVNQFKKYLWIGLTDSETDGTWKWVDGTRMTTSYWNSGEPNGGRTENCGQIKAYDSQNSWNDEICSNQHFWICEKRVSQ from the exons ATGGATCAAGCCTATATGGGCATGGAGGACGTATCAGGTAGCAACGTAAAGTTGAGAAGGCTGGTAGAAACTTCAGAAGACAATTCTATCGATGATGAAGTGAGTCAAACTGTGCAATGTGAAACGACTGGACTTGGACTCCCAg AGGCTGAATTTGTAAAGAAGAGTTACTGCAGAGCTGCTGTGATTCTTCTGGGTCTGCTGTGTCTTTTCCTCCTGATTGGATTCATAACTGTGGTTTTTCTCT TCACCCAAGGCAAATCTCAGTGGGAAATGGACACAGTGTTGCAACACAGGCTTTACAACAACTTGACCAGCGAGAGAAACCAGTTACTGACCAGTTACAACAACCTGACAACCGAACGAGAACAGTTACTGACAAGTTACAACAACCTGGAAACTGAAAAGGACCAATTGCTGACCAGTTACAACAACCTGACAACGGAACGAGAACAGTTACTGACCAGTTACAAAACTTTGAAAACTGAAAAGGACCAGTTGCTGACCAGTTACAACAACCTGACAACCAAACGAGAACAGTTACTGACCAGTTACAACAActtgaaaactgaaaagaacCAATTGCTGACCAGTTACAACAACAAAGTTAAAGAGAGAGACCAGCTCCAGACAAGATTTGAAGACATGACCAAAAATAGAGACAATCTTCAGAGAAAGCTTCAAG ATTGCAGAGAAAACTGGGTGGCCTTCAGTGATAGTTTGTACAAAGTTTCTTCAGAGCAGAAATCCTGGGAAGAAAGCAGACAAGACTGTCTTCAAAAAGGTGCAGACTTGATGATTATCAAAAGCCGAGAagaacag AATTTTGTGAACCAGTTCAAGAAGTATTTGTGGATTGGACTGACTGACTCTGAGACAGACGGGACATGGAAATGGGTGGATGGGACTCGCATGACCACAAG CTACTGGAATAGTGGGGAACCAAATGGTGGCAGAACGGAAAATTGTGGGCAGATAAAGGCTTATGACTCGCAAAACAGCTGGAATGATGAAATATGTTCCAATCAACACTTCTGGATATGTGAGAAGAGAGTTTCTCAATAA